A stretch of Mucilaginibacter terrae DNA encodes these proteins:
- a CDS encoding LytR/AlgR family response regulator transcription factor, translated as MIIDDEQFSIDAILKYINLHSRLEVINIFLDPLDALNNVSLTEHIDIIFMDIDMPNLTGIELAKALRSRTAKLIFTTSHSQYAFDAYEVDGDAFLLKPYTFAKFSTTINRLFPVDERTTNAILKISDHFLVKNKEENLRIINLAFDDVIAFESSNNYVKIHTRDDRQITAYLTIKEVLDIVSSRKEFLQFHRAFIISTKHINYIEGNSIRLTNKLAFNIGERYKNTFNAFLSEQLLKTTRK; from the coding sequence GTGATTATAGACGATGAGCAGTTCTCCATCGATGCAATATTGAAATACATTAACCTGCACTCACGGCTGGAGGTGATCAACATATTTTTGGATCCTTTGGACGCATTAAATAATGTCTCTTTGACAGAGCACATCGACATAATTTTCATGGATATCGATATGCCCAACTTGACAGGTATTGAATTAGCAAAAGCCTTACGCTCGAGAACCGCAAAATTGATTTTTACAACTTCGCATTCACAGTATGCATTTGATGCTTATGAAGTCGACGGTGACGCATTTTTATTGAAGCCGTACACTTTCGCTAAGTTTTCTACCACCATCAATCGTTTATTTCCCGTCGATGAAAGAACGACAAATGCAATTCTAAAAATCAGTGACCACTTTCTCGTAAAAAATAAGGAAGAAAATCTGCGGATCATTAATTTAGCGTTTGATGATGTCATTGCATTTGAAAGTTCGAACAACTATGTGAAGATTCATACCAGAGATGATCGTCAAATTACCGCATATCTAACGATAAAAGAAGTTTTGGACATTGTCAGTTCACGTAAAGAATTTTTGCAATTCCACAGAGCATTTATTATATCGACAAAACACATTAACTACATTGAAGGCAATTCCATTAGGCTAACGAATAAATTAGCTTTCAACATCGGCGAGCGTTATAAAAACACATTCAATGCCTTTTTGTCTGAACAACTGTTAAAAACAACCAGAAAGTAA
- a CDS encoding LytR/AlgR family response regulator transcription factor translates to MKIYKCIIVDDEPYAITSLTAYIDQLPNLLLIRSYLDPLEALADLSGNLEVDLLLFDIKMPYITGIDLSLKIKSRSAKLVFTTGYKKFAYQAFEAEADAFLLKPYTLSKFAATITKLFPNESDLPMLPKNEDFFFVKNINDNLKLIKVKVLDIVAIESKQNYVMMHTTSGNITTRMSLSEMSNTLKRYSVFEKFQRSFIIGKLHIAHIYGNTLHMSNGLQITVGDLYRKDFAIFLSERLLKSRL, encoded by the coding sequence ATGAAAATTTATAAATGTATCATTGTTGACGATGAACCTTATGCAATTACAAGTCTAACAGCCTATATTGACCAGTTACCTAACCTCTTGTTGATCAGGTCATATCTAGACCCCCTTGAAGCGCTGGCCGACTTGTCCGGCAATCTCGAGGTCGACCTGTTATTGTTCGATATAAAAATGCCGTATATTACCGGTATCGACTTGTCACTCAAAATTAAATCCAGATCCGCCAAGTTGGTCTTTACTACTGGTTACAAGAAATTTGCATACCAAGCTTTCGAAGCTGAAGCGGATGCGTTTCTGCTTAAGCCTTATACATTATCAAAGTTTGCGGCGACCATCACCAAATTATTTCCTAACGAATCAGATTTGCCTATGCTTCCGAAAAATGAGGATTTTTTCTTTGTAAAGAACATCAATGATAACCTCAAACTTATAAAAGTCAAGGTCTTAGATATCGTTGCGATTGAAAGCAAACAGAATTATGTAATGATGCACACCACTAGTGGCAACATAACAACAAGGATGTCACTTTCTGAAATGTCAAATACATTGAAAAGGTATTCGGTGTTTGAAAAATTTCAACGTAGTTTTATCATTGGTAAGCTACATATTGCGCATATCTATGGGAATACCTTACATATGTCTAATGGTTTGCAGATCACTGTGGGGGATCTATACCGAAAGGATTTCGCTATATTTTTGTCTGAACGGTTATTAAAAAGCCGGCTTTAG
- a CDS encoding sensor histidine kinase gives MIDRLTNWIKSHRLHLLIWGIFIFWETIVIGLISGVFGHPMTYAAHYTSIIILFYVHALYALPWVFKNDTYYYWRLPLTVAFEVSVFIVLSYLIDLALSSASILKDGQAFELNLRYSMRTLYRGLYFLGFSTGFFYLKTYLEEKKKSDLLERQRLNEIIQRQKAEEEVIRAQNAFLIAQINPHFFFNTLDYLYHNVLEIAPNVADAISSLAGMMRFAISADKIGGVIKLGDEVEQVQNLVYLHQVRQQMYIRLEIAEGVEDFFVIPLILLTLTENIFKHGNLLVPEEEAFLRIYFDEDNFYIETFNLINQVITSIKSNTGLSNIGKRLTAAYPDNVSFAYGSDGNSHFQVSIKIALSALDQGVTFSYPSLDIDKE, from the coding sequence ATGATAGACCGTTTAACGAACTGGATAAAATCACATCGTCTCCATCTCCTGATTTGGGGGATATTTATTTTTTGGGAAACGATAGTGATTGGTTTGATCTCAGGTGTTTTTGGACACCCGATGACTTATGCTGCCCATTATACATCCATCATCATACTTTTCTATGTGCATGCTTTGTATGCGCTACCTTGGGTTTTTAAGAACGATACCTATTATTATTGGAGGCTTCCCCTTACTGTGGCATTTGAGGTTTCAGTATTCATTGTGCTGTCCTATCTGATCGATCTGGCATTAAGTAGCGCAAGTATTCTTAAAGACGGTCAAGCATTTGAATTAAACCTGCGCTATTCCATGCGTACGCTTTACCGAGGCTTATACTTTCTTGGATTTTCGACGGGCTTTTTCTATCTGAAAACATATTTAGAGGAGAAAAAGAAATCTGATCTGTTGGAGCGCCAACGTTTAAACGAAATAATTCAACGGCAAAAAGCGGAAGAAGAAGTCATTAGGGCACAGAATGCATTTTTGATTGCGCAGATAAACCCGCACTTTTTCTTTAACACACTGGACTATCTGTATCACAATGTCCTGGAAATTGCACCCAACGTTGCGGATGCTATCAGCTCTTTGGCTGGTATGATGAGGTTTGCCATCAGTGCAGACAAGATCGGTGGCGTCATAAAATTAGGCGATGAAGTAGAGCAGGTCCAGAATCTGGTATACCTTCATCAGGTCAGGCAGCAAATGTACATCCGGCTGGAAATTGCGGAGGGTGTGGAAGACTTTTTTGTAATTCCATTGATTCTTCTCACACTTACCGAAAATATATTTAAACACGGAAACCTACTGGTTCCCGAAGAAGAAGCTTTCCTTAGAATTTATTTTGATGAAGATAATTTTTATATCGAAACATTTAACCTGATCAATCAGGTGATTACATCCATAAAATCCAATACCGGGCTTAGCAATATAGGCAAGCGGCTTACTGCAGCCTATCCGGACAATGTGAGCTTTGCTTATGGCTCAGATGGTAATTCTCATTTTCAAGTGTCCATTAAGATTGCTTTGTCTGCCCTTGACCAGGGCGTAACTTTTTCATATCCTTCATTAGATATTGATAAAGAATAG
- a CDS encoding lantibiotic dehydratase — translation MTIRTEELKAYIADASEAFYKVIKDLDVSEIYNADEKVFFTFWKYYNRSTHRATPFGRFAAVSVLPIQVSCTGVSNLVLNEHIIPKYFVDWDNKDVLYQNNAQLIGLSKFLIANSTLYAMDTEWRFYSHQDNNYELSSVKRFDELDFIIKASKKRIGTKALIKMIKDHFSLSTRSITALLTQLIDSQLLWCDRMPNIIGEDYFSRVEYVKKNAKSYIITERQRLMGSYENPFLKHIPDLIHFLNENLPFPENSNLTNFKRIFKQKFDRQIMPISVVFDPELGMDYSGLASSTTDSQFDLFDQIFNSGPEDLKEPLWSSPFLKHIFSKLLGEKSISLDEYSRSQTVHAPQLPNTLSVLYRDNYKAPVIESIGGCTANQMLGRFTLAMKDIEHIATEIAKIEQKANKETLFFDVSYHGERHVDNINRRGQLYDLELSLSGWSMTDDNLALDDIYVGIDEDEIILWSRSLKKRLVPRIPTAYNFNRANLNLYRFFSDLQSQSIRIDLTLRPTTLFPGLSHYSRIHYKGIILSPETWLLPEFIKILTTKGSEELFQAKLLEWIALNQIEHRIKVGNNDQTLTFDLNDVYDISAFTIFCRQNRHTSIYLSEALDDYPGNITDEKERHYRSEILLPIYHQQEIYRKYPFPLKADGHSCNLNERKIYPGNDWIYFEIYAHPLQIDILLSQKINDFISMSANMIKRWFFIRYTENGHHLRLRLQLSQGREAWRIIKNLNDMLKPELALGKVSDIQIKTYFRELERYSAERITLAEHYFYHDSLHVFRVLRNPLNLDILYENALHVINNLLDISFADRGGKMKFVETIAHKFSIEFGLKTSGYKIINQQFNRFMEERRLRTSGQKVLKLQRSYLLSYRLYIDACPDLDAISAFTADAIHLHVNRLFSNAQRKHETILYQYLMKDMKKLRPGQGQTKQS, via the coding sequence ATGACAATCAGAACCGAGGAATTAAAGGCTTATATAGCTGATGCTTCAGAAGCTTTTTATAAGGTTATTAAGGATTTAGACGTCAGCGAGATTTATAATGCCGATGAAAAGGTCTTCTTTACCTTTTGGAAGTATTACAACCGCTCAACACACAGGGCGACTCCCTTCGGACGTTTCGCTGCCGTATCAGTATTGCCGATACAAGTTTCATGCACCGGGGTGTCAAATTTGGTACTTAATGAGCATATTATTCCTAAGTATTTTGTTGATTGGGACAATAAAGATGTGCTATACCAGAATAATGCTCAACTAATTGGCCTTTCGAAATTCTTAATTGCCAACTCGACATTGTACGCTATGGACACCGAATGGCGTTTTTACAGCCATCAGGATAATAATTACGAGCTTAGTAGCGTTAAGCGATTCGATGAACTCGATTTTATCATCAAGGCCAGCAAGAAGAGAATAGGCACGAAAGCATTAATTAAAATGATCAAGGATCATTTTAGTCTTTCGACAAGATCAATTACTGCACTATTAACCCAGCTCATAGATTCACAGTTACTGTGGTGTGATCGGATGCCTAATATCATAGGTGAAGATTATTTTTCCAGGGTTGAATATGTAAAGAAAAATGCAAAGTCTTATATCATCACCGAACGTCAACGACTGATGGGAAGTTATGAGAATCCGTTCCTAAAACATATACCAGACCTGATCCATTTCCTTAATGAAAACTTACCTTTCCCAGAAAACTCAAACCTCACCAATTTTAAAAGGATATTTAAGCAAAAATTTGACCGGCAGATAATGCCGATATCTGTTGTCTTCGACCCTGAACTTGGTATGGATTATTCGGGTCTAGCTTCTTCAACAACAGACAGCCAATTTGATTTATTTGATCAGATATTTAACTCAGGCCCGGAAGACCTAAAAGAGCCGTTATGGAGTTCGCCATTTCTAAAACATATATTCAGTAAGCTGTTGGGAGAAAAATCTATAAGCCTCGATGAATACAGCAGATCTCAGACAGTACACGCTCCTCAGCTCCCAAATACATTGAGCGTGCTTTACAGAGATAATTACAAGGCACCAGTTATTGAGAGTATAGGTGGCTGCACAGCTAACCAAATGCTTGGCCGCTTTACATTGGCAATGAAAGATATTGAACATATTGCCACTGAAATAGCGAAAATTGAACAAAAAGCGAACAAAGAAACGCTGTTCTTTGATGTTAGTTATCATGGCGAAAGACATGTTGATAACATTAACCGAAGGGGACAACTTTACGATCTTGAGCTTTCCCTTTCAGGCTGGTCCATGACAGACGATAATTTGGCATTAGATGATATTTATGTTGGAATCGATGAGGATGAAATCATTCTTTGGTCTCGTAGCTTAAAAAAAAGACTCGTGCCAAGAATACCTACTGCTTATAACTTTAATCGTGCGAATCTAAATTTGTACCGATTTTTTTCGGATCTGCAAAGCCAATCCATCCGAATCGATCTTACGTTACGGCCAACAACCTTATTTCCAGGATTAAGCCACTATAGTCGCATACATTATAAGGGGATTATACTTTCACCTGAAACATGGCTTTTACCTGAGTTCATCAAAATATTGACTACAAAAGGAAGTGAGGAGTTATTTCAAGCAAAACTTTTGGAATGGATTGCCCTGAATCAGATTGAGCACCGCATCAAAGTCGGGAATAACGATCAGACGCTAACCTTTGACCTGAATGATGTATACGATATATCCGCATTTACCATTTTTTGCAGACAGAACCGCCATACCTCAATATATCTGTCAGAAGCACTCGATGACTATCCTGGCAACATTACTGATGAAAAGGAAAGGCATTATCGATCAGAAATCCTGTTACCGATCTACCATCAGCAAGAGATTTACAGAAAGTACCCGTTCCCTTTGAAGGCAGATGGCCATTCCTGCAATTTAAATGAAAGGAAAATCTATCCCGGAAACGACTGGATCTACTTTGAGATATATGCACACCCGTTACAAATCGACATTTTGTTGTCACAGAAAATCAACGATTTCATTAGCATGTCTGCCAACATGATAAAGAGATGGTTTTTTATTCGGTACACGGAGAATGGGCATCATCTGAGGTTACGGCTTCAACTATCACAAGGGCGTGAAGCCTGGAGGATCATCAAAAATTTAAACGACATGCTAAAGCCAGAACTGGCTCTTGGAAAGGTGTCTGACATACAGATTAAAACCTATTTCAGAGAGCTGGAACGGTATAGTGCAGAGCGGATTACATTAGCCGAACACTATTTTTACCATGATAGCCTACATGTATTCAGGGTTCTGCGTAACCCTTTGAACTTAGACATCCTGTATGAAAATGCCTTGCACGTGATAAATAACCTATTGGACATCAGTTTTGCAGATCGTGGGGGTAAGATGAAGTTTGTTGAAACAATTGCGCATAAATTCAGCATTGAGTTCGGGCTGAAGACTTCCGGCTATAAGATAATCAACCAACAGTTCAACCGGTTTATGGAAGAGCGAAGGCTGCGGACTTCGGGTCAAAAGGTTTTAAAATTGCAAAGGTCTTATCTTTTATCATACCGCTTATATATAGATGCCTGTCCTGACCTCGATGCGATAAGCGCATTTACAGCTGATGCCATTCATCTGCACGTCAATCGTTTGTTTTCTAATGCGCAACGTAAGCATGAAACTATTCTTTATCAATATCTAATGAAGGATATGAAAAAGTTACGCCCTGGTCAAGGGCAGACAAAGCAATCTTAA